The following are encoded together in the Lagopus muta isolate bLagMut1 chromosome Z, bLagMut1 primary, whole genome shotgun sequence genome:
- the DNAJB5 gene encoding dnaJ homolog subfamily B member 5 isoform X1, whose product MFKIKLEPLRRSAWSMNVFMKFRNKYSAPGNVTAVMGKDYYKILGIQSGANEDEIKKAYRKMALKYHPDKNKDPNAEEKFKEIAEAYDVLSDPKKRAVYDQYGEEGLKTGGGSSGGSGNTFHYTFHGDPHATFASFFGGSNPFDIFFASSRSRMFNGFDQEDMDIDDDDDPFSAFGRFGFNGINGVHRRHQESLHTRRKVQDPPVIHELKVSLEEIYHGSTKRMKITRRRLNPDGRTMRTEDKILNIVIKRGWKEGTKITFPKEGDATPDNIPADIVFILKDKPHSHFKRDGTNVVYTANISLKEALCGCTVNIPTIDGRVIPLPCNDIIKPGTVKRLRGEGLPFPKAPSQRGDLIVEFKIRFPDRIAPQTRQILKQHLPCS is encoded by the exons G gaatAAGTACTCAGCGCCTGGCAACGTCACCGCCGTCATGGGGAAGGACTACTACAAGATTTTGGGCATCCAGTCTGGAGCCAACGAGGATGAAATCAAGAAAGCCTACCGGAAAATGGCCCTCAAGTATCACCCCGATAAGAATAAAGACCCCAATGCCGAGGAGAAGTTCAAGGAGATTGCGGAGGCTTACGACGTGCTGAGTGACCCCAAAAAGCGAGCTGTGTACGACCAGTATGGGGAGGAAG GTCTTAAGACTGGAGGTGGCTCCTCTGGTGGCTCAGGGAACACTTTCCACTACACGTTCCATGGAGATCCCCACGCCACTTTTGCGTCTTTCTTTGGAGGCTCCAACCCTTTCGATATCTTCTTCGCCAGCAGCCGCTCCCGGATGTTCAATGGCTTTGACCAGGAAGATATGGATATCGACGATGATGATGATCCTTTCAGTGCCTTTGGCCGTTTTGGCTTCAATGGCATTAATGGGGTTCACCGGCGGCACCAGGAGTCCCTGCACACACGGAGGAAGGTCCAAGACCCGCCTGTCATCCATGAGCTCAAGGTGTCCCTGGAAGAGATCTACCACGGCTCCACCAAGAGGATGAAGATCACCCGCAGAAGGCTCAATCCTGATGGCCGGACCATGCGAACTGAGGATAAGATCCTTAACATTGTCATCAAACGGGGTTGGAAGGAGGGAACCAAAATCACATTCCCCAAAGAAGGGGACGCCACCCCAGACAACATCCCTGCTGACATCGTCTTCATCCTCAAGGACAAGCCTCACTCGCACTTCAAGAGGGATGGGACGAATGTGGTCTACACCGCAAACATCAGTCTTAAAGAG GCCCTATGCGGCTGCACCGTGAACATTCCCACCATTGACGGGAGGGTGATCCCGCTGCCCTGCAACGACATCATCAAGCCGGGCACAGTGAAGAGACTGCGCGGGGAGGGGCTGCCTTTCCCCAAGGCCCCCAGCCAGCGAGGAGACTTGATTGTGGAGTTCAAAATCCGCTTCCCGGACAGAATAGCTCCCCAGACGAGACAGATCCTCAAGCAGCACCTCCCATGCTCCTAG
- the DNAJB5 gene encoding dnaJ homolog subfamily B member 5 isoform X3, with amino-acid sequence MGKDYYKILGIQSGANEDEIKKAYRKMALKYHPDKNKDPNAEEKFKEIAEAYDVLSDPKKRAVYDQYGEEGLKTGGGSSGGSGNTFHYTFHGDPHATFASFFGGSNPFDIFFASSRSRMFNGFDQEDMDIDDDDDPFSAFGRFGFNGINGVHRRHQESLHTRRKVQDPPVIHELKVSLEEIYHGSTKRMKITRRRLNPDGRTMRTEDKILNIVIKRGWKEGTKITFPKEGDATPDNIPADIVFILKDKPHSHFKRDGTNVVYTANISLKEALCGCTVNIPTIDGRVIPLPCNDIIKPGTVKRLRGEGLPFPKAPSQRGDLIVEFKIRFPDRIAPQTRQILKQHLPCS; translated from the exons ATGGGGAAGGACTACTACAAGATTTTGGGCATCCAGTCTGGAGCCAACGAGGATGAAATCAAGAAAGCCTACCGGAAAATGGCCCTCAAGTATCACCCCGATAAGAATAAAGACCCCAATGCCGAGGAGAAGTTCAAGGAGATTGCGGAGGCTTACGACGTGCTGAGTGACCCCAAAAAGCGAGCTGTGTACGACCAGTATGGGGAGGAAG GTCTTAAGACTGGAGGTGGCTCCTCTGGTGGCTCAGGGAACACTTTCCACTACACGTTCCATGGAGATCCCCACGCCACTTTTGCGTCTTTCTTTGGAGGCTCCAACCCTTTCGATATCTTCTTCGCCAGCAGCCGCTCCCGGATGTTCAATGGCTTTGACCAGGAAGATATGGATATCGACGATGATGATGATCCTTTCAGTGCCTTTGGCCGTTTTGGCTTCAATGGCATTAATGGGGTTCACCGGCGGCACCAGGAGTCCCTGCACACACGGAGGAAGGTCCAAGACCCGCCTGTCATCCATGAGCTCAAGGTGTCCCTGGAAGAGATCTACCACGGCTCCACCAAGAGGATGAAGATCACCCGCAGAAGGCTCAATCCTGATGGCCGGACCATGCGAACTGAGGATAAGATCCTTAACATTGTCATCAAACGGGGTTGGAAGGAGGGAACCAAAATCACATTCCCCAAAGAAGGGGACGCCACCCCAGACAACATCCCTGCTGACATCGTCTTCATCCTCAAGGACAAGCCTCACTCGCACTTCAAGAGGGATGGGACGAATGTGGTCTACACCGCAAACATCAGTCTTAAAGAG GCCCTATGCGGCTGCACCGTGAACATTCCCACCATTGACGGGAGGGTGATCCCGCTGCCCTGCAACGACATCATCAAGCCGGGCACAGTGAAGAGACTGCGCGGGGAGGGGCTGCCTTTCCCCAAGGCCCCCAGCCAGCGAGGAGACTTGATTGTGGAGTTCAAAATCCGCTTCCCGGACAGAATAGCTCCCCAGACGAGACAGATCCTCAAGCAGCACCTCCCATGCTCCTAG
- the DNAJB5 gene encoding dnaJ homolog subfamily B member 5 isoform X2, whose amino-acid sequence MPAILLFWSRAERNKYSAPGNVTAVMGKDYYKILGIQSGANEDEIKKAYRKMALKYHPDKNKDPNAEEKFKEIAEAYDVLSDPKKRAVYDQYGEEGLKTGGGSSGGSGNTFHYTFHGDPHATFASFFGGSNPFDIFFASSRSRMFNGFDQEDMDIDDDDDPFSAFGRFGFNGINGVHRRHQESLHTRRKVQDPPVIHELKVSLEEIYHGSTKRMKITRRRLNPDGRTMRTEDKILNIVIKRGWKEGTKITFPKEGDATPDNIPADIVFILKDKPHSHFKRDGTNVVYTANISLKEALCGCTVNIPTIDGRVIPLPCNDIIKPGTVKRLRGEGLPFPKAPSQRGDLIVEFKIRFPDRIAPQTRQILKQHLPCS is encoded by the exons gaatAAGTACTCAGCGCCTGGCAACGTCACCGCCGTCATGGGGAAGGACTACTACAAGATTTTGGGCATCCAGTCTGGAGCCAACGAGGATGAAATCAAGAAAGCCTACCGGAAAATGGCCCTCAAGTATCACCCCGATAAGAATAAAGACCCCAATGCCGAGGAGAAGTTCAAGGAGATTGCGGAGGCTTACGACGTGCTGAGTGACCCCAAAAAGCGAGCTGTGTACGACCAGTATGGGGAGGAAG GTCTTAAGACTGGAGGTGGCTCCTCTGGTGGCTCAGGGAACACTTTCCACTACACGTTCCATGGAGATCCCCACGCCACTTTTGCGTCTTTCTTTGGAGGCTCCAACCCTTTCGATATCTTCTTCGCCAGCAGCCGCTCCCGGATGTTCAATGGCTTTGACCAGGAAGATATGGATATCGACGATGATGATGATCCTTTCAGTGCCTTTGGCCGTTTTGGCTTCAATGGCATTAATGGGGTTCACCGGCGGCACCAGGAGTCCCTGCACACACGGAGGAAGGTCCAAGACCCGCCTGTCATCCATGAGCTCAAGGTGTCCCTGGAAGAGATCTACCACGGCTCCACCAAGAGGATGAAGATCACCCGCAGAAGGCTCAATCCTGATGGCCGGACCATGCGAACTGAGGATAAGATCCTTAACATTGTCATCAAACGGGGTTGGAAGGAGGGAACCAAAATCACATTCCCCAAAGAAGGGGACGCCACCCCAGACAACATCCCTGCTGACATCGTCTTCATCCTCAAGGACAAGCCTCACTCGCACTTCAAGAGGGATGGGACGAATGTGGTCTACACCGCAAACATCAGTCTTAAAGAG GCCCTATGCGGCTGCACCGTGAACATTCCCACCATTGACGGGAGGGTGATCCCGCTGCCCTGCAACGACATCATCAAGCCGGGCACAGTGAAGAGACTGCGCGGGGAGGGGCTGCCTTTCCCCAAGGCCCCCAGCCAGCGAGGAGACTTGATTGTGGAGTTCAAAATCCGCTTCCCGGACAGAATAGCTCCCCAGACGAGACAGATCCTCAAGCAGCACCTCCCATGCTCCTAG